In Pleurocapsa sp. PCC 7319, the following are encoded in one genomic region:
- a CDS encoding class I SAM-dependent methyltransferase, with translation MTKSSERIEREQQFHDLRYTEDYKRRQKVGKFYSITDSITKAYQKSLLDSSQNSQVIEYGCGKGSCAFKIAKNQAKLVTGIDISPVAIDIAHQQAVRENLGDNLEFKVMNAENLEFGESSHDLICGSGILHHLDLALATKSIVKTLKPQGKAVFLEPLGHNLLINLYRRLTPTIRTEDEHPLLERDLKAIKSKFKQSKIHYFYLTSLVASFIADKPGFKILLRCCELIDSILLRIPGIRQQAWLVLIELEQPIK, from the coding sequence ATGACCAAAAGTAGTGAGAGAATTGAACGGGAACAGCAATTTCATGACCTCCGTTATACTGAAGATTATAAACGGCGGCAAAAAGTAGGTAAATTCTACAGCATTACAGATTCGATTACCAAAGCATATCAAAAAAGCTTGCTAGACAGCAGTCAAAATTCTCAGGTAATTGAATATGGCTGTGGAAAAGGGAGTTGTGCTTTCAAAATTGCCAAAAATCAGGCAAAGTTGGTAACGGGAATTGATATTTCGCCAGTTGCCATTGACATTGCCCATCAGCAAGCAGTTAGAGAAAATCTTGGCGACAATCTAGAATTTAAGGTCATGAACGCGGAAAACCTAGAGTTTGGCGAAAGCTCTCATGACTTAATTTGTGGTTCAGGAATACTACATCACTTGGATTTGGCTTTAGCAACTAAATCTATTGTCAAAACTCTCAAGCCGCAAGGGAAAGCGGTATTTCTGGAGCCATTGGGACACAATCTTTTGATTAACCTCTATCGCCGTCTGACACCGACTATTCGTACTGAAGACGAACATCCCCTGTTAGAAAGAGATTTAAAGGCAATTAAATCTAAATTCAAACAGAGCAAGATTCACTACTTTTATCTAACCTCATTAGTAGCTAGCTTCATTGCAGATAAACCAGGATTTAAAATTCTTCTTCGTTGTTGTGAGTTGATTGATTCAATTTTATTGAGAATACCAGGAATCAGACAACAAGCATGGTTAGTTTTAATTGAGCTGGAACAACCAATTAAGTGA
- a CDS encoding glycosyltransferase family 2 protein: MKTNVSNNYQPKISSQNSEYYPLISIITVIFNGKNFLESTIKSVINQSYENVEYIIIDGGSTDGTLEIIKQYEKNLAYWISESDRGIYDAMNKGIRVAKGKIIGILNCGDLYNQDALKKVAKLYKNNQQNEYLIITGAMTRFDNNTKIEFIQKRSPTDLRRRINLGMPINHPATFVTKNIYETIGYFDPEFKIGGDYDFIFRAYHSKIVQFIFADDVLALMSMGGVSEKLTNLWIRAREAMKIRKAKLSTVHNVLLALRLIFIGYTKHLLVAIMGQKAVSIKHKIKQKTSNLSNLIDEGKNLSY, from the coding sequence ATGAAAACAAATGTAAGTAACAATTACCAGCCTAAAATAAGCTCTCAAAATTCAGAATATTACCCTTTGATTTCCATAATCACGGTGATTTTTAATGGCAAAAATTTTTTAGAGTCAACTATTAAATCAGTAATTAATCAATCCTACGAAAATGTGGAATATATTATTATTGATGGTGGGTCTACAGATGGAACCCTAGAGATTATCAAACAGTACGAAAAAAACCTGGCATATTGGATTAGCGAAAGCGATCGTGGTATTTATGATGCCATGAATAAAGGAATTAGAGTAGCAAAAGGCAAAATCATCGGTATTTTAAATTGTGGTGATTTATATAATCAAGATGCTCTAAAAAAAGTTGCCAAATTATATAAAAATAATCAGCAAAATGAATATTTAATTATTACCGGAGCTATGACTCGTTTTGATAATAATACCAAGATTGAATTTATCCAAAAACGAAGTCCAACGGATTTAAGACGGCGGATTAATTTAGGAATGCCAATTAACCATCCTGCAACATTTGTAACTAAAAACATTTATGAAACAATTGGTTACTTTGACCCCGAGTTTAAAATTGGTGGAGATTATGATTTTATTTTCAGAGCCTATCACAGTAAAATAGTTCAGTTTATTTTTGCTGATGATGTTTTAGCTTTAATGAGTATGGGAGGAGTATCAGAAAAATTAACTAATTTGTGGATTAGAGCCAGAGAAGCTATGAAAATTCGTAAAGCCAAACTGAGCACTGTCCACAATGTTTTGCTAGCTTTACGGTTAATTTTTATCGGCTATACTAAGCATTTATTAGTAGCAATTATGGGACAAAAAGCAGTTTCAATTAAACATAAAATCAAACAAAAAACTTCTAACCTGAGTAATTTAATCGACGAGGGCAAAAACTTGTCTTATTAA
- a CDS encoding glycosyltransferase family 4 protein, which yields MKVLILSTTDISGGAARAAYRLHQGLLTAGIDSQMLVQNKLGDDHTVIAPTSKIQRGIAAIKPTLDQLPFTLHRNRDPGINIYSSQWLPNKTVNKIEQINPDIINIHWICGGFMPIEAFAKLKQPLVWTFHDMWAFTGGCHYSGKCDRYQQSCGSCPQLDSDRDWDLSRWIWQRKANAWKDLNLTIVTPSKWLAECAQASSLFQNLVVKVIGNGIDPQIYQPHPKHLARRMFKLPADKKIILFGAVSATKDYRKGFHLLMPALQYLEQYYTPEEVELVIFGASQPNYLPNFSFKAHYLGKLNDDISISLLYSAVDVFIAPSVQENLSNTVMEALACGTPSVAFDIGGMSDLIEHQQNGYLATPYDSQDLAQGITWIIEKSERWQSLSNSATEKTKQKFTIEQQTQEYIKLYQEILAN from the coding sequence TTGAAGGTTCTGATTTTAAGTACAACAGATATAAGTGGTGGTGCCGCGCGGGCTGCCTACCGACTGCATCAAGGCTTATTAACAGCTGGAATTGACTCCCAGATGTTAGTACAGAATAAACTAGGTGATGATCATACGGTCATTGCACCCACAAGTAAAATTCAAAGAGGAATCGCGGCGATTAAACCCACTTTGGATCAGTTACCCTTCACTCTGCACCGTAACCGCGACCCTGGAATTAATATTTATTCTTCTCAATGGCTCCCTAATAAAACTGTCAATAAAATAGAGCAAATTAATCCCGATATTATTAACATTCACTGGATCTGTGGGGGTTTTATGCCCATCGAGGCTTTCGCAAAACTAAAGCAGCCTTTGGTCTGGACTTTTCATGATATGTGGGCATTTACGGGAGGGTGTCACTATAGTGGCAAATGCGATCGCTATCAACAATCCTGTGGCTCTTGTCCTCAACTAGACAGCGATCGTGATTGGGATTTATCTCGTTGGATCTGGCAACGCAAAGCTAATGCTTGGAAGGATCTAAACCTAACTATCGTTACTCCTAGCAAATGGCTAGCAGAATGTGCCCAAGCAAGCTCATTATTTCAAAATCTTGTTGTTAAGGTAATTGGCAATGGAATCGATCCACAAATTTATCAACCTCATCCAAAGCACCTCGCAAGAAGGATGTTTAAATTACCAGCAGATAAGAAGATTATCTTATTTGGTGCCGTTAGTGCCACGAAAGATTATCGCAAAGGTTTTCACTTGCTGATGCCAGCATTACAATATCTGGAACAATATTACACACCAGAGGAGGTTGAATTAGTTATTTTTGGGGCTTCTCAACCTAACTATTTACCAAATTTTAGCTTTAAAGCTCATTATCTAGGAAAATTAAATGATGATATATCTATTTCTTTACTTTATTCAGCAGTAGATGTTTTTATTGCTCCTTCTGTCCAAGAAAATCTATCCAATACAGTAATGGAAGCATTGGCTTGTGGCACTCCTAGCGTTGCCTTTGATATTGGAGGAATGTCCGATCTCATTGAACACCAACAAAATGGCTACCTGGCAACACCATATGATTCCCAAGATCTTGCTCAGGGCATTACTTGGATCATAGAAAAGTCAGAGCGTTGGCAAAGCCTCTCAAATTCAGCTACGGAAAAAACAAAACAAAAATTTACTATTGAGCAACAAACACAGGAATATATTAAACTTTATCAAGAAATTTTAGCTAATTAA
- a CDS encoding RluA family pseudouridine synthase, with protein MNRGWIYQEQVKISDAGQTVLEYYTKKYNHSSQDEWQARIKSGQILLNNQTVTDTIILQTGDQLAYHRPPWIEPEVPLEFDVLYEDRDLLLINKPSGLPVMPGGGFLEHTLLWQLKANYPQNTPVPIHRLGRGTSGLMLLARSPLAKSSLAQQMRDSTIHQQEDRPLKKVYRVLVTGNSIRDRLVIEQPIGKIFHPVLGYLYGATPQGKYARSECNVIERYRNCTLLEVRIFTGRPHQIRIHLAAVGYPLLGDPLYVAGGTFANLIQNQDQITVPGDCGYYLHAYRLSFLHPQTMQNMNFKCSLPQQWQSVF; from the coding sequence ATGAATCGAGGCTGGATCTATCAAGAACAAGTTAAAATTTCTGACGCAGGACAGACAGTACTAGAATACTATACTAAGAAATATAACCATTCTAGTCAGGATGAATGGCAAGCTAGAATTAAATCTGGTCAAATATTACTAAATAATCAAACTGTTACCGACACAATTATTCTTCAAACTGGAGACCAGTTAGCATATCATCGTCCACCTTGGATTGAGCCTGAGGTACCACTGGAATTTGATGTTTTGTATGAAGATCGAGATTTATTGCTAATTAATAAACCTTCTGGACTACCTGTAATGCCAGGGGGTGGTTTTTTAGAGCATACATTGCTCTGGCAACTAAAAGCCAACTATCCTCAAAATACTCCTGTGCCAATCCATCGTCTAGGCAGAGGAACTTCGGGATTAATGTTATTGGCGCGATCGCCATTAGCTAAATCTAGTCTTGCCCAACAAATGCGGGATAGTACTATCCATCAACAAGAAGACCGACCGCTTAAAAAAGTTTATCGTGTTTTGGTCACAGGCAACTCTATCCGCGATCGCCTAGTTATTGAGCAGCCAATCGGTAAGATTTTCCATCCTGTTTTAGGTTATCTCTATGGAGCAACTCCCCAAGGTAAATATGCTCGTAGTGAATGTAATGTCATTGAGCGATATCGAAACTGTACCCTACTGGAAGTAAGAATTTTTACAGGTCGCCCCCATCAGATTAGAATTCATTTAGCAGCTGTCGGATATCCTTTGTTGGGAGATCCTTTATATGTGGCAGGAGGTACTTTTGCTAACCTGATTCAAAATCAAGACCAAATAACTGTTCCTGGAGACTGTGGTTATTATCTTCATGCCTATCGTTTATCTTTTCTTCATCCACAAACAATGCAGAACATGAACTTTAAATGTTCATTACCGCAACAATGGCAATCAGTTTTTTAA